The following proteins are encoded in a genomic region of Debaryomyces hansenii CBS767 chromosome G complete sequence:
- a CDS encoding DEHA2G13618p (no similarity): METQKGLFTKLGVFGAIAVTLALAGKRHISMRKDIRHRSDSDALVDTKQREFENKTLRPGVPMNDGETKYKRESKFVGAGSSYSSRKPGDRLSIMAYFGWD; this comes from the coding sequence ATGGAAACGCAAAAAGGATTGTTTACCAAGTTGGGAGTATTCGGCGCTATTGCCGTCACACTTGCTTTGGCTGGGAAAAGACATATTTCAATGAGGAAGGATATCAGACATAGAAGCGACAGTGATGCGCTTGTAGATACGAAACAACGGGAGTTTGAAAACAAAACTTTGAGACCAGGGGTTCCCATGAATGATGGTGAGACTAAATACAAAAGGGAATCGAAGTTCGTTGGAGCGGGATCTTCGTACTCGAGCAGAAAGCCTGGAGACAGGCTCTCGATCATGGCATACTTCGGATGGGACTAG
- a CDS encoding DEHA2G13640p (highly similar to CA6128|IPF152 Candida albicans IPF152), producing MKTILSMSNIEYIITAEFHIDQGSSLIHQVPREIPGLQTNLTFLPEIMIPDQIHKREEDFTLFLLFKDRETGDFQYLYDKTTCDEEPYYLYTIVNSLKHDSYERGSRVKSISIITKLPYFKNFRPLLTLCLNSYFKENEIKHLENLYEAISVKNFSLGNSLSIIKKLLITSILDLPINDRIYKDEAFRSTILELNKVENLNFDLFIRKDLSFNSIINFNNMNIPIKIPMIDLPDSIGDYLNPTDLNFKADLINLLNARLVTDLHNSELTIYGQQTPPIIILINAILVGKKIIFLSYDNSAGYIINNILLMLKIITGGGILSGLLTNYNIFPILDVSKIDCLKKCDSYIAGTINPFFKYNHKLWDLLYDLDSNELFLSSNSSKPVSSEQNMFKNSIISEDAKFLSTLQLSLFNYNDDLTTVQMIFRRHINEIVRILLSSKNFNNDLLPRDQQSTLLLDGIGYFWTSDSNKLLEMSCYQSISKKFQSQLYSGKIKYNLLLPNLANEMHVMIDLQYHLQSLNSSSNKLNDWDIWYNVLKYLISGKTLEVFLLSTYLIPPNSSATLQTRSAHGNPTVFEKNKGIELLLLNLFNHDDKIKSIVIMILQELRENFLCGWCFENFVKSNMMYEVAFKDLLAIHQ from the coding sequence ATGAAGACAATTTTAAGTATGAGTAAcattgaatatataataacaGCTGAGTTTCATATAGATCAAGGACTGTCCttaattcatcaagttCCTCGTGAAATTCCTGGATTGCAAACGAATTTGACGTTTCTACCAGAAATAATGATACCGGACCAAATACATAAAAGAGAGGAAGATTTTACGctatttttattgtttaaAGACAGAGAAACAGGAGACTTTCAATATCTCTACGACAAGACCACATGTGACGAAGAGCCTTATTACTTATATACTATCGTTAATAGCTTGAAGCATGATTCATATGAGCGAGGTTCCAGAGTAAAGTCAATATCGATTATAACCAAACTTCCGTATTTTAAGAATTTCCGTCCGTTATTGACGTTATGCTTGAATAgttatttcaaagaaaatgaGATAAAACACTTGGAGAATTTGTATGAAGCAATTAGCGTCAAAAACTTCAGTTTAGGAAATTCATTGTCTATAATTAAAAAGCTATTGATTACTTCTATCCTAGATTTACCGATAAACGATAGGATATATAAAGATGAGGCCTTTAGACTGAcaatattggaattaaatAAGGTGGAAAACCTTAATTTTGACTTGTTTATTAGAAAGGATTTAAGTTTCAACTCGATCattaactttaataatatgaacATTCCTATTAAGATCCCGATGATAGATTTACCTGATTCTATAGGAGATTACCTAAACCCAACAGACCTAAATTTTAAAGCCgatttgataaatctttTAAACGCAAGACTTGTGACTGATTTACACAACAGTGAATTGACAATCTATGGACAACAAACTCCaccaattataatattaattaatgcaATTTTGGTAGGGAAAAAGATCATTTTTCTAAGTTATGATAACTCGGCCGGATATATCATTAACAATATCTTattaatgttgaaaataattactGGTGGAGGAATCCTAAGCGGATTATTGACCAACTACAATATCTTCCCGATTCTTGATGTTTCGAAGATTGATTGCCTTAAAAAATGTGATTCATATATTGCGGGTACAATtaatccatttttcaagtacAATCACAAACTATGGGATTTATTATACGACCTAGATTCGAATGAATTATTCTTATCATCCAATTCTTCGAAGCCCGTAAGTTCTGAACAGAACATGTTCAaaaattctattatttcGGAGGATGCAAAGTTTTTGTCTACGTTACAGTTATCGCTTTTTAACTATAACGACGACTTAACTACAGTTCAAATGATATTCAGAAGGCACATTAACGAAATTGTTCGTATTCTATTAAgtctgaaaaatttcaataatgacTTACTACCCCGGGATCAGCAGTCTACATTATTGCTTGATGGAATTGGGTACTTCTGGACGAGTGATTCCAACAAGTTACTTGAAATGTCGTGCTATCAATCGATCTCCAAGAAGTTTCAGAGCCAATTGTACAGCGGTAAAATAAAGTACAACCTATTGTTGCCCAATTTGGCAAATGAGATGCATGTTATGATCGATTTGCAGTACCATTTGCAAAGCTTGAATAGCTCGTCTAATAAGCTCAATGATTGGGACATATGGTATAACGTGTTGAAGTACTTGATAAGCGGCAAGACTCTTGAGGTATTCTTGCTATCGACGTATTTGATTCCTCCTAATTCGTCTGCCACGTTACAGACTCGTTCTGCCCACGGCAACCCTACGGTGTTCGAAAAGAACAAGGGCATCGAGCTCCTCTTGCTCAACCTTTTCAACCACGACGACAAGATCAAATCCATCGTTATTATGATCCTACAAGAACTCCGCGAGAACTTTCTCTGCGGATGGTGTTTCGAAAATTTCGTTAAGTCAAACATGATGTACGAAGTGGctttcaaagatttattagCTATTCATCAATGA
- a CDS encoding DEHA2G13464p (similar to CA6121|IPF33 Candida albicans IPF33): MDTTYLYTKRFIDQEVRRLSQPLVVTSKVERILTEESTEDDPDGQQVGEKQLQQIISKVNVLIKRHNRNVFSRQVVNQIIQQVIKCEQNKLMVVNEKLMRIEMILKPILLPEVNQMGNVKTLMGEFGELVRELPESKYLFDEDDDDTTDEDEKAPDHASSDEEGILVQDEQERVEDDELKKPQYNRRLRQQTEQEQSKSSSTQLLHKYDDIRHHLIELHQGLEYKYAKLEYLTSLKEKLIRVLSVPEEHAKRDPFHGQDKMVGNDDEPFDSDDEANDSLSHQHSLDYMTNTSLSNEINKFRVLVEKISYRLHSKQELQAALDSINSQ; encoded by the coding sequence ATGGATACGACGTATTTGTATACCAAGCGGTTCATAGACCAAGAGGTAAGGCGTTTAAGTCAACCGTTGGTGGTGACATCGAAGGTCGAGCGCATATTAACGGAAGAATCTACAGAAGATGATCCAGATGGCCAGCAAGTAGGAGAGAAGCAATTGCAGCAAATAATAAGCAAAGTGAACGTATTAATCAAAAGACACAATAGGAATGTATTCTCGCGACAGGTGGTAAATCAGATCATCCAGCAGGTGATAAAATGTGAGCAGAACAAGTTGATGGTGGTGAACGAGAAGTTGATGCGTATCGAGATGATTTTGAAGCCGATACTCTTGCCTGAAGTTAATCAGATGGGGAATGTCAAGACGCTTATGGGGGAGTTTGGGGAGTTAGTGAGGGAATTGCCCGAATCGAAGTACCTTTTTGACGAGGACGACGATGACACCACCGACGAGGATGAGAAGGCCCCAGACCATGCCTCGTCTGATGAAGAGGGTATATTAGTCCAGGACGAACAAGAGCGAGTTGAGGACGACGAATTGAAGAAACCGCAGTATAATCGTCGGCTAAGACAACAAACGGAACAGGAACAATCGAAATCGAGTAGCACGCAATTGTTGCACAAGTACGACGATATACGACACCATTTGATCGAACTACACCAAGGATTAGAGTATAAGTACGCCAAGCTCGAGTATTTAACGCTGCTTAAAGAGAAGCTAATTCGTGTACTACTGGTGCCAGAAGAGCATGCAAAAAGAGATCCATTTCACGGGCAAGACAAAATGGTTGGTAACGATGACGAGCCTTTTGACAGTGATGACGAAGCCAACGACAGTCTTAGCCACCAGCACAGTTTGGACTATATGACCAACACCAGTCTCTCCAACGAAATCAACAAGTTTCGAGTGCTTGTGGAAAAAATCTCGTATCGACTCCATTCGAAGCAAGAGTTGCAAGCAGCCCTCGATTCGATCAATTCGCAATAG
- a CDS encoding DEHA2G13552p (weakly similar to uniprot|Q07716 Saccharomyces cerevisiae YDL237w) codes for MISVFRPFSSNYGIGDQVGQVSSFSHTIENLTRDTEIKPLHSHNDYWRKQPLFDALSYGCQSVEADIWYFPEKYEVERTLIETTKDGKEKDKLTTSTFENNEIYVGHNQVYLDPSLTLSKLYLDPLYRFLKYSNPGFIYKDKNPVTEDFDSKHGVFYNSPETPLYFWLDFKTDPHETYQGLMPILQPFIDQGFLAHYDTVNDKFIPGPLIITITGNSPVEEIEKETTRYVFIDAPLKLFKSGSPQDELERYSKLSIIASGSMQELIGQESYTSSKTRDLNFNDEKNLEEYFQTAHKYNLKTRIWGGITWPNYLRNSHLKTLWKLGCDLLNVDNLNDASEAF; via the coding sequence atgataagtGTATTTAGACCATTCAGTCTGAATTACGGGATTGGAGATCAAGTAGGCCAagtttcatcattttcacatacaattgaaaatttaaccAGAGATACCGAGATAAAACCTTTACATTCACATAATGATTACTGGAGGAAGCAACCATTATTTGATGCATTAAGTTATGGATGCCAAAGTGTTGAAGCCGATATATGGTACTTTCCAGAGAAATACGAAGTGGAGAGAACGCTTATTGAAACTACGAAAGATGGTAAGGAGAAAGATAAACTAACTACAAGCAcgtttgaaaataatgaaatctACGTGGGGCATAATCAGGTTTACTTAGATCCAAGTTtaacattatcaaaattgtACCTTGATCCATTGTATCGctttttaaaatattcCAATCCAGGATTCATCTATAAGGATAAGAATCCGGTGACAGAAGACTTCGATTCGAAACACGGGGTGTTCTACAATTCCCCAGAAACCCCTTTATATTTCTGGTTAGATTTTAAGACTGATCCTCATGAAACATATCAGGGTCTAATGCCAATATTACAGCCTTTCATAGACCAAGGCTTTCTTGCACACTATGATACTGtcaatgataaatttattccTGGGCCTTTAATAATTACGATAACCGGCAATTCACCAGTGGAGGAGATAGAAAAGGAGACCACACGTTATGTGTTTATTGACGCCCCATTAAAGTTGTTTAAGAGTGGATCTCCACAAGACGAACTTGAAAGATACTCGAAATTATCCATTATTGCTAGTGGATCCATGCAAGAATTGATAGGGCAAGAGAGTTATACAAGTTCTAAAACTAgagatttgaatttcaacGACGAAAAGAATTTAGAGGAATACTTTCAAACAGCTCATAAGTACAACTTAAAGACAAGAATATGGGGCGGTATTACATGGCCAAATTATCTTCGGAACTCCCATTTAAAAACTTTATGGAAATTAGGTTGTGATCTATTAAATGTTGATAATCTAAATGATGCTAGTGAAGCGTTCTAA
- a CDS encoding DEHA2G13596p (weakly similar to uniprot|Q06497 Saccharomyces cerevisiae YPR128c ANT1 peroxisomal adenine nucleotide transporter), with protein MAEIEELAHAIAGAGGGALSMIVTYPLVTLSTLAQTTQKKKEEKKVEVKEFEAKEYHYRIVNKIVTSSSYQAAREIIRKNGVLGLYSGLESALYGITLTNFIYYYFYELTSNVFLKANVGKRQGGGLSMVQSIITGAIAGAVTCVGSNPFWVANTRMMTDKNRGSEGEKESTGSTFKAIVNIIENDGVSTLFAGVLPALVLVINPIIQYTIFEQIKNIIIAKNGKKSFTAVNAFFIGAFGKLIATSLTYPYITLKSRMHVKKKKLSKQVSDDEEIKLSMIQEIKKIIKEEGIEGLYGGLTVKLIQSITTAAFLFYFKEELLTGSVKLVQIFKLMKMKKNAVK; from the coding sequence ATGGCCgaaattgaagaacttGCCCATGCTATTGCCGGTGCTGGTGGAGGTGCGTTATCTATGATAGTAACGTACCCATTGGTGACATTATCAACATTAGCTCAAACCACTCAGAAAAAAAAGGAGGAAAAGAAGGTGGAAGTGAAGGAATTCGAGGCTAAGGAATACCACTACCGAATTGTAAATAAGATAGTTACGTCTTCGTCGTATCAAGCAGCTCGGGAGATCATTAGGAAAAATGGGGTTTTAGGGCTCTACTCTGGGTTGGAGAGTGCATTATACGGCATAACATTGACGAATTTTATCTACTACTACTTCTACGAGTTGACGTCGAACGTTTTTTTGAAGGCCAATGTAGGCAAGAGACAGGGAGGGGGGTTGTCGATGGTGCAGTCGATAATCACAGGAGCTATTGCCGGGGCTGTAACTTGTGTTGGGTCGAATCCGTTCTGGGTGGCTAACACCAGAATGATGACCGATAAGAATAGGGGATCGGAAGGAGAGAAGGAGTCCACCGGATCCACGTTCAAAGCGATTGTCAATATCATCGAGAACGACGGGGTGAGCACCTTGTTCGCAGGTGTGTTACCAGCGTTAGTGTTAGTGATCAACCCGATCATCCAGTACACCATTTTCGAGCAAATCAAGAACATCATTATTGCCAAGAACGGTAAGAAGTCCTTCACTGCGGTCAACGCCTTCTTCATAGGTGCCTTCGGTAAGCTCATTGCCACGTCGTTAACTTATCCGTACATTACGTTGAAGTCGAGAATGCACgtcaaaaagaagaagttatCGAAGCAGGTTTCCGACGACGAGGAGATAAAGTTGTCAATGATCCAGGAGATCAAAAAGATTATTAAGGAAGAAGGTATCGAAGGCTTATATGGGGGTTTGACTGtcaaattgattcaatCGATCACTACAGCCGCGTTTTTATTCTACTTTAAAGAGGAATTATTAACTGGCTCCGTCAAATTGgtccaaatcttcaaattaatgaaaatgaagaagaatgcTGTTAAATAG
- a CDS encoding 60S acidic ribosomal protein P2 (highly similar to uniprot|P02400 Saccharomyces cerevisiae YDR382w RPP2B ribosomal protein P2 beta involved in the interaction between translational elongation factors and the ribosome), translating into MKYLAAYLLLIEGGNTSPSASDVSALLETVGAEVDQGRVSALLKDLEGKQVADLIAEGQTKLASVPTGGAASAGGASAAASGDAGAAAAEEEKEEEKEESDEDMGMGLFD; encoded by the coding sequence ATGAAATACTTAGCTGCTTACTTATTATTAATCGAAGGTGGTAACACTTCTCCATCAGCCTCTGACGTCAGTGCTTTATTAGAAACCGTTGGTGCTGAAGTTGACCAAGGTAGAGTCAGTGCTTTATTGAAGGACTTAGAAGGTAAGCAAGTCGCCGACTTAATTGCTGAAGGTCAAACCAAGTTAGCTTCTGTCCCAACTGGTGGTGCTGCTTCTGCTGGTGGTGCTTCCGCTGCTGCTTCTGGTGATGCCGGTGCAGCTGCtgctgaagaagaaaaggaagaagaaaaggaagaatcCGATGAAGATATGGGTATGGGTTTATTCGATTAA
- a CDS encoding DEHA2G13530p (similar to uniprot|Q12375 Saccharomyces cerevisiae YOR130c ORT1 ornithine transporter of the mitochondrial inner membrane), giving the protein MSDNHVNPWKEISFGAIAGMCGKIVEFPFDTIKVRLQSSSQFSQLSALNTIKYTYQREGLLRGFYQGLNAPLLGACLESAVLFYSYNLSTATFIDLYKANLGINYTQETLPLWSKCFSGGVAGFMASFVLTPIELVKCKLQVTNLTTTKSLSSPNLYSTIIKQVIKQDGFGGLWHGLSSTLIREVGGTAVWFGTYEYTNDLFRRASPTNELNDINFLISGALAGVVFNLSAFPADTIKSNVQTFDVLHKDHAGSGFMQMGKLLLSRPGGIKNLYKGLNITLLKAIPANALIFYIYEVLKRTF; this is encoded by the coding sequence ATGTCTGATAATCATGTAAATCCTTGGAAAGAAATATCCTTTGGTGCCATAGCTGGAATGTGTGGTAAGATCGTTGAGTTTCCGTTCGATACAATCAAGGTCCGATTGCAATCATCGTCACAATTTTCACAATTATCTGCCCTCAACaccataaaatatacttaCCAACGCGAAGGTTTACTAAGAGGGTTCTACCAAGGCTTGAATGCCCCTTTGTTAGGTGCTTGCTTGGAGAGTGCTGTATTGTTTTATTCGTATAACTTATCAACTGCTACTTTCATTGACCTTTACAAAGCAAATTTAGGTATAAACTATACTCAAGAGACGTTACCATTATGGAGCAAATGTTTTAGTGGGGGAGTAGCTGGGTTTATGGCGTCGTTTGTATTGACCCCTATCGAATTAGTTAAATGTAAATTGCAAGTTACCAACTTAACCACTACGAAATCATTGTCGTCGCCAAACTTATATTCCACCATTATTAAGCAAGTGATTAAACAGGATGGATTTGGTGGTTTATGGCATGGTTTATCGAGTACATTGATCAGAGAAGTAGGTGGAACTGCTGTTTGGTTTGGCACCTACGAATACACTAATGATCTTTTCCGTAGAGCAAGTCCAACTAACGAACTAAATGACATTAACTTCTTGATTAGCGGTGCGTTAGCAGGTGTTGTATTCAACCTATCAGCTTTCCCGGCTGATACAATCAAATCAAACGTCCAAACGTTTGATGTCTTACATAAAGATCACGCAGGTTCCGGCTTTATGCAAATGGGTAAACTACTTCTTAGCAGGCCAGGAGGTATTAAGAATCTCTACAAGGGCTTAAATATTACATTATTGAAGGCCATCCCTGCAAATGCATTGATTTTTTACATATATGAAGTTTTGAAACGAACCTTTTAA
- a CDS encoding DEHA2G13574p (similar to CA6126|IPF143 Candida albicans IPF143), whose amino-acid sequence MSGSIVTTSDQDTSTPRRSVARRACLSCREKKIKCDGEDVSRMNNENASDQRMQHNSNVCTNCKFLGIECVFVRSMRGGRRKRKVDSEQENAKSIKTETNNENTTASTIKSSHTGSTYSERDSPPLPGIRSKYGPPSPSSFYSMPLGEPGVRAEKPRREYVGDGYGSHYAYDYRHYPPAPPHHFYPPAPPGPHMMGYPPPPPGAPPFFHHLGPPPGPPPPGPPPPGPPPPGPPPGPSYHPHYSKHYWNDHSTIPAPMMGHSHPHTHPHPHPHKHPHRHPHKHSHHKKHHHWHEYLTPPHMMGHPRPSHKKQHWSDYSKQPQMMGQHHPRSPSYRENGGKMKPESSMSSGSPITADSPGLSKPGSGRSSRSVSISNSGPTYQYASKEDSESRHPPYIIPRLEGTFTSGYSSSYNSNDSKNDTRLSDGSRSAYEASESIYSPNQRGIHGDEEDYEKPFSSYELMKYELPSWPSLNKLLDYYYKYNHSKHQLLSSKRELIKRISLNSDSSILHAIISTVCLIDDKFECETYWVERVFKYWDNLNDFGMLLSYSLISRNSLVQSDFSRLNDLNSKIWGLIRTNKYIDIVNEPKENLNSRQRYEKERLIRIIWNYWINHVVLVQFKQGFPRYQLSKEQENVKLNDEVHKHMSNLALPLSDEENLGMQGKRQYCEELKTIDLSKDELADSHAVILATRRLESTINKISSDELTEESGFSNELNNYVNDKVLTINQNNTVLIINSSYLLASFITKTNDCLHSSFFISDIMFSGISNHQPEANRLISLADDFSVRNIFNFDGLSKLIEDLSTFQWDCLTNLITSISDIMKLIELGSGTLPNEDSKYLVIIGVTATDRADNRPWWDNSELVTDSNDSWYKYPDFALYSACSLVSILVSLIILTKFVKFKKDDSKLKIELLNTNAERQLDLPANHQFIDEFNDDIMLQKLSGLISFIKFKLQSNNYKTELINETMEKFDQINLYIEETLGTISTK is encoded by the coding sequence ATGTCTGGCAGTATAGTAACAACATCTGATCAAGATACTTCTACGCCGAGGCGATCAGTTGCCAGAAGGGCGTGTTTATCGTGTCgagaaaagaaaattaagTGTGATGGTGAAGATGTTAGCagaatgaataatgaaaatgcCAGCGATCAACGTATGCAACATAACTCAAATGTTTGTACAAATTGTAAGTTTTTAGGGATTGAATGCGTTTTTGTACGAAGCATGAGAGGAGGCAGACGAAAGAGGAAAGTTGATTCTGAACAAGAGAATGCTAAAAGTATAAAGACAGAGACAAACAACGAAAATACTACGGCCAGTACTATAAAGAGCTCTCATACTGGGTCAACGTACTCAGAGCGTGACTCACCACCACTTCCAGGTATCAGGTCAAAATATGGACCTCCTTCACCTTCGTCGTTTTACTCTATGCCGCTTGGCGAGCCAGGTGTTAGAGCAGAAAAGCCAAGAAGAGAGTACGTTGGAGATGGTTACGGCCTGCATTATGCCTATGATTACAGGCACTATCCTCCAGCACCACctcatcatttttatccGCCAGCACCACCAGGGCCTCACATGATGGGCTAcccaccaccaccaccggGTGCCCCACCTTTCTTCCATCATTTAGGGCCACCCCCAGGGCCACCACCACCAGGACCACCGCCGCCAGGACCACCGCCGCCAGGACCACCGCCAGGACCTCTGTACCATCCTCATTATAGCAAACATTATTGGAATGATCACTCAACAATTCCTGCTCCTATGATGGGCCATTCACACCCTCATACACATCCACACCCACACCCGCATAAACATCCGCATAGACATCCACATAAGCATCTGCATCATAAGAAACATCATCATTGGCATGAATATTTAACCCCCCCTCATATGATGGGCCATCCACGTCCACTGCATAAGAAACAACACTGGAGTGATTACTCAAAACAACCTCAAATGATGGGGCAGCATCACCCACGATCTCCATCGTACCGTGAAAATGGTGGAAAGATGAAACCCGAGTCTTCTATGAGCTCTGGCTCGCCGATAACTGCAGATTCTCCAGGTCTTTCGAAGCCAGGTTCGGGTCGATCGTCAAGATCAgtatcaatttcaaatagtGGACCAACTTATCAATATGCGTCCAAAGAGGATTCTGAAAGCCGTCATCCTCCATACATTATCCCTCGCCTAGAAGGAACATTCACTTCGGGATATTCGCTGTCGtataattctaatgatAGCAAGAATGACACCAGGTTATCAGACGGATCAAGAAGTGCCTACGAGGCGTCTGAAAGTATATATTCGCCCAATCAAAGAGGTATACATGGCGATGAAGAAGACTATGAAAAACCATTTTCAAGTTATGAGTTAATGAAATATGAGTTACCAAGTTGGCCCTCCTTAAACAAATTGcttgattattattataaatataatcattCCAAACATCAATTGCTATCCAGCAAGCGTGAATTGATCAAGAGgatatcattaaattctGATAGCTCGATTCTACatgcaataatttcaaCTGTTTGTCTAATTGAcgataaatttgaatgtGAAACATATTGGGTCGAAAGGGTCTTTAAGTATTGGGATAACTTGAATGATTTTGGGATGTTATTATCTTACAGCTTAATATCTAGAAATTCTCTAGTACAATCTGATTTTAGTAGGCTAAACGACTTGAATTCCAAGATATGGGGCCTTATAAGAACGAATAAATACATAGATATAGTCAATGAACCTAAAGAAAATCTTAATTCGAGGCAAAGatatgaaaaagaaagattaataagaataatatgGAACTATTGGATTAACCACGTTGTTCTTGTCCAATTCAAACAAGGTTTCCCACGCTATCAATTATCcaaagaacaagaaaatgtCAAATTAAACGATGAAGTACACAAACACATGTCTAATTTAGCATTACCATTaagtgatgaagaaaatttagGAATGCAAGGTAAAAGACAATATTGCGAGGAATTGAAAACTATTGATTTGTCTAAGGATGAATTGGCCGACTCACATGCTGTAATATTAGCAACTAGGAGATTAGAATCTACCATCAACAAAATAAGTCTGGATGAATTAACAGAGGAATCAGGATTCAGTaacgaattgaataattatgtTAATGATAAGGTTTtaacaataaatcaaaataatacagtattaattattaaCTCATCATATCTATTGGCGAGCTTTATAACAAAAACGAATGATTGTTTACATAGTTCCTTTTTCATCAGTGATATAATGTTTTCTGGGATATCTAACCATCAACCTGAAGCTAATAGATTAATTTCGTTGGCAGATGACTTTTCGGTAAGAAACATATTTAATTTCGATGGTTTATCTAAGTTGATTGAAGACTTGTCAACATTTCAATGGGATTGTTTGACTAATCTTATTACTTCAATCTCagatataatgaaattgattgaaCTTGGTAGTGGTACTTTACCAAACGAAGACTCTAAATATTTGGTTATTATAGGAGTTACCGCGACCGATAGGGCTGATAATCGCCCCTGGTGGGATAATTCTGAGTTGGTAACAGATCTGAATGACTCGTGGTACAAATATCCTGATTTTGCTCTTTATTCAGCGTGTTCGTTAGTTTCTATACTCGTCAgcttaataattttaacaaaatttgttaaattcaaaaaagaCGACTCAAAGTTAAagattgaattattaaatactAATGCCGAACGCCAATTGGACCTTCCTGCCAACcatcaatttattgatgaattcaatgaCGATATAATGTTGCAAAAGTTATCAGGCTTAATTAGTTTCATTAAGTTTAAATtacaatcaaataattataaaacAGAGCtaattaatgaaacaatGGAAAAGTTTGATCAAATAAATCTCTACATAGAGGAAACTTTAGGTACAATTTCGACCAAGTAA
- a CDS encoding 40S ribosomal protein S15 (highly similar to uniprot|Q01855 Saccharomyces cerevisiae YOL040c RPS15 protein component of the small (40S) ribosomal subunit): protein MAETTDKRKRVFKTFSYKGVDLKDLLEMPTEEFTKLCGARVRRRFSRGLGSKPMGLITKLRAAKLACEPNEKPAIVKTHLRNMIVVPEMIGSVVGVYNGKVFNTVEVKPEMVGHYLGEFSITYAPVRHGRAGNASTRFIPLK, encoded by the exons ATGGCTGAAACTA CTGATAAAAGAAAGAGAGTCTTCAAGACCTTCTCATACAAGGGTGTCGACTTAAAGGACTTGTTGGAAATGCCAACTGAAGAATTCACCAAGTTATGTGGTGCTAGAgtcagaagaagattctCCAGAGGTTTAGGATCCAAGCCAATGGGTTTAATCACCAAATTGAGAGCTGCCAAGTTAGCCTGTGAACCAAATGAAAAGCCAGCTATTGTCAAGACTCACTTAAGAAACATGATTGTTGTCCCAGAAATGATCGGTTCCGTTGTTGGTGTCTACAACGGTAAGGTTTTCAACACCGTTGAAGTCAAGCCAGAAATGGTTGGTCACTACTTAGGTGAATTCTCTATCACTTACGCTCCAGTTAGACACGGTAGAGCTGGTAATGCTTCCACCAGATTCATTCCATTGAAATAA